Within Labrus bergylta chromosome 18, fLabBer1.1, whole genome shotgun sequence, the genomic segment GCTCTGGTAAATCCTCCTTTGTTAATGCCATTAGAGGTATAGACAACAAGGATGAGAAAGCTGCTCGTACTGGTTGTGTAGAAACCACCATGGAGGTCACACCGTACCTCCATCCAAACTATCCCAATGTGATATTCTCTGATCTTCCTGGTATCGGCAGCCCCAATTTTCCTGCTGCTAAGTACCTGAAGGAggttgaatttaaaaagtttgacttcttcatcatcatctcagcTGATCGCTTCAAAGAAAATGATCTGAAGCTGGCTAAGGAGATtcaaaagatggagaagaagttCTACTTTGTTCGCTCAAAGATTGATGATAACATACGTAATGAGAAAAGAAGTCAGAAAGAGTTCAATGAAGAAAGGACCCTGATACAAATCAGGAAAAACTGCATTCAGGGTAGGTGATGTATCCTttaagaaataattaaataataaactgaTTTACCTCAGTGCTTAGAATGTTCTTTTGACATTAATGCTGTCATTAACTTTGAGTATTATTTTCTCTCTatctatatttactgtatatatataaacatcCCAAAAAAAGTAAGGTACAtttgtttggtagattatttctttgttgtaacaattcttcttggcaataaatctaaTTTGCTGATCTAAGAATGAACTGTCCCTGAATAACTTATTTTCCCTGACACAGGTCTTCAGGATCAAGGTCTCCAGTCTCCTCAGGTCTTCTTGGTGTCCAGCTTTGACCTGACACTGTATGATTTCCCTCTGTTAGTGGAGACACTGAAGGAAGAACTTCCTGAACTCAAGAAGGAAGCCTTTCTGCTTGCCATGCCCAATATCAGTCTGGACatgatcaaaaaaaagaaaaaggctttcCAAGCAAAGGTCAAATACTTTGCTACTCTATCTGCAGCTGTAGGAGCTGTGCCAGTTCCGGGGGTTTCTGTTGCTGTTGATACAGCCTTGCTGGTCAGTGTTGTCACAACATATGTTTTGGGGTTTGGTCTTGACATCCCATCACTGAAGAGAATGGCAAACTACTCAGGTGTTCCTTATGAGGAATTGAAGGAAGTCATCATGTCACCTCTGATAGCAACAGAATTAACTTCTCAACTTTTACTGAGGTTGTTGGTTCAATTCGGCAGTTTAGCTGCATTACTGGCAGCAGAGGAAGGGTTCAGATTCATTCCAATACTTGGAATCCCAGTATCAATGGGCCTCTCTTTTACCTTTACCTACAGCAGTCTTAACATGATCCTCGACATGCTCGCTGACGATGCAGAGAAAGTATTTACCAGGGTCTGCACTTGAACACCACAGGGTGATATTGTTAAGGAAATAGCATTCAGTACTTATTTGTGCTGTCAAAACAATGtgtacattttgatttattaattgaaaataagatgttaaaaagagaaaaaccacgattaaattaaattagtttgtaaatgaaaacattaatatGAAGAACTGACTACAGTGAAAATGTAGAAGTTAGAAATAACCAGctagaaaaagagaaatgcagaCTGAGTAAGTCTAGCTGCAGCACAATGCTTCTCACATTATTGATCTATGTGATTCATCTCATCCTTAAATGTTGTTTATATGAATCAACTTTTGACTTTCAGCTGCCCATTTTAGAGaatgtgcttcatgttttttcattttcttcttacATCCAATCCCAtttaaaacaatttgtttttaaatgtctgtattACTGAATAACTTTTAGCATTAAATCACATTGAAACATGCCTATTGATCGTCTTCATAGtgataatgttatttttgtataaAGGTTTATAATGCATGGAGCTTaactattattttgtttttaagtgctGTATACTAAACTGATTTATAATCCAGCTGCACATATCAGTAATCTGTTCAAATCAGGAAACATGAGTGTtgatatcaaaatgtttcatataaCTGATGTTCTtgagtctttaaataaaatcattaaaacaagcTTAAGTTAGTAATTTTGAATTGTTAagaactttgatttttttaaatgtttatatgaaAGATTATTTAATAGATTTGATATGAAATATGTAGTTTTTAAACCATAATACCCTCTGTTCCTCTGTCTTCACTCTCTTTAGCACTTAATGGGATGAGTGTTCACTTCCATTCAGTGGTCATAGTAATGAGTTACACACCACCTAATTCATCAAGTTATAATACATGCATTCAATTTTAATAAtcaacttgtgtgtgttttgaggggaaaaaaaataaagatatggCTTTCacttgagaaaataaaaatcttcccGGTTCTTCTGAATTAATGACATAGATATCTCATTCATCAGAAAAAATCTGTTCAGTTTTTCcgaattaaaggcagggttggtaattttggATTAAGAGTGGTATAATGTCCCCCAACAGCACATGAAAGCATCGATTAAAATCAGCTGTGGTGGGGCGCTGATTTAGCTCGGTTGGTAGAGCAGAAGTCCCACGTACTGAGGTCACAAAGTCCTCAAAGCCTGTTTGACTCCTGACCATTACCATTTGTTGAACGTCACTCCCTTCTCTATCCTGTATTTCCAATCTCTTCTCAGCTTTCCCtgtccaataaagacaaaaaggctgaaaaataatcttaaaaagaaaaaacaaatcagcaatggGTTGCACCAGCTCTGCATAAATCCAAGCATAGGTTAGTTCCCACTGGAGATTACATCCCTCAGAAATGATTGTCAAGTGTTTTAAAGCCTTGTGCTGTAGTTGATGATttgaccactagatgtcaccGTTGTTTCTTTACACCAGCTGTACATTAAGAATGTAGTTTTTAGTTATAACCTGATCATCCTGCCTTGTCATATTTTGCAGaacttttttgttgctctttgtcCATTAACAGAAGTTACTctcagctgtttgtctgttttaaagacaacaaggcttgagagacaaacacactgcaTTAAGATAAAAGCTTTCCACTGACTGCTCACATGAAGTTAAAACTTCATCTCTGAAACAATATTTTGGTCAGTTTAGATGTGACAATATATTCATTACAATGAACCTTACATCCCTGTGGGGcagacaaacactgacatgacTGAAGCTGCAAATCAACAAGTTTCAACGTTAGTTGAGTGTGGAGTGAACATCCAGCTTAAAGGCAGAGTCAGGAGGTTTTTCTGGAAAAAACAGAATATACActtaataaagaaataatgtcactcaatcatcacttctgggcctccatcCACGTGTGGTGGAGACTGTAGTGTCTGTAGGGaagattttgatgttttggttgactcgggatgttTCTGGGTAGGTCGCTGGTGTGTTatctccagccaatgacagctcAGGTGAATTTAGGAGTGGACACGATTCAGCAATTTGGACGTGATTCAAACCGCAAAAGGGGATAAAGTTCGTTCCAAAATGATGGTGAACATTgggagttggcctgctttctgttggacaggcaggtgccaacaAACACCGgtagttagcttgtgctagcgtgcggtaGCTTACAGTGTAAGTACAAgcagtacacactacatcctgcagtgagtgtgcactTCTGGGGACGATCAGCCCCAAGAGGAGAGGGCtctgtttacaagctgcagccAAAAATGCTCCCTAAGCCCTAAGCAGACTTTTTATGAGGCCCTCTGAACCTCCAGCTCACCAGACACACAACAGCTACGGTGCTCCTACAAAATCTGtggaaaaataaaggaaaaaatcaaaatatttgctGCTTAACAAAGTTACTACCTGACACACCCTTGTGTCTTTCAACAGGAGTAACTTTAAAGGTATtgtatgcaacattttaaacattatagcAGATATCAAATATATTGTTTCTAAAAAATAGCGTTGAGTAATGAAATCAAAaatcaaactccctctggactTGTTGCTTTTGGTTCTGTGTTCATACTGGACAgtgcttccttcagcttgttcaTGTCTCTCAGAGACtccaacatgtttcttttacatGAACATCTCTTTGTCCAATGGTATCACctttaatataaacatttaaaaaatcaacgTGGTTCTTAACAAGTCAAAATAATTAACTTAAAGGGGCTTTAAAAggtaactttttacatgaataaatcgttttttgtataaaaaaaaaaaaaaaaaaaaatcgtatacattttttacccgggtcgtattttctgtgaaagctccaggaagtgacattttatgcacattCTCAATGTCCTCCTCACTCcacttacagagatcaacagtacaaactcatcacacccttccggtcttcacctccacagccagaggccgacttccacacacttctatccaccCTAAGAGCtttcaaaggcggacaaactcatcacacactcctgctctcagccagtgcgtgcagagactgtcgtttgtaggatggagactgaatacagacacacagactccttcacagactttcacatgtgtatgaccacttacctcctctgtaataTAAATTTCCAGTTTTTCACagccgatgatgatgatgatgatgatgatgatgcttgtttgtgtacgtaccaaggggcaacctccggtcttgaaaaatgaagcctatgcggaagtacaaaaaactgcagttcctcgaggttccgctcgaggctggctgcagaagcgccggaagtgccataggcccacagccaaaaaaagcccgtttttaccacaggaatcaccatgtttacagcctggttcaaaaaacgagatatatctgagaagttgacggccccttctcctcacactgtgggggggtgaatttttttataactcatcggattgttttttattaagaaaaacgactatgcccatattaggattgtgacagtttgattgacagctctgcgcgccgCATCTGTCTGACGCGTCCATGGTCGCGTCAGGAGCAGGAGCTAGGTACTCAACACTAGCTTAATTCGGCTTCATCCCGTTCCCGACCTTGAACCGTtagctttcttcatctttttttcttcgtttGGAGTGTTTGTTTAGCAAATATCTAACAACGAATATgtcttgctgtgcggttaattgtagtaacagaccatccaagaagtcgATTCTGCAGTTTTTTCGGTGAGtaatatagtagtgttatatatttattgaatactctgtcaggtgtctgtctatTTTTGCGGGgctagcttgtttagcattagcttgtaaaccagccGGCTAACTGTACAATTGGCCTCAGTGTAGcccattatttacggtcaatggtttagccGATCTCCCATTCATGCCAAAGATGCTAAAGTTAACATCTCTAGCCAGCATTATTTAATTGGGGAAAAAAGTAATTCCAAAGAGTTAGAAATTTtagttgttaagatgttgaaaagaaTGACTTTGTgtgaagctaaaggttcacctcggtggttaaccacagactttGAATATGATTacctgacgttatgatgaatgctATACTCAACATAAATGTCgaaatttataaataaactttggatATTAATTCTGCGTTCGTACTTtccaataataatgtaatatgtCATTGTTAattttgagattatttttttggttgatgTTCATTTCGACAGCCCACAAactgaaaattatattttctgtcatgattttTATAACATAAACATGCGATAACAAGAACAACTCGACGGGTAGAGATCAGCTATATATTGAAGCTGTGCCAAgtgtgccattacgcacagaggtagagagatatgaaacataaacttcAATCAATAATCAGTTCAATGCCAGAGGCTCTaaatatttttgacttttttgtctcctcttgccGCGACGGAACAGCACTCTCGGTGCTCCTACAAATGAAGCGTTCTTAATCGATATggatgctcttacaaagaatatagcagtagtaatatatatatatatatatataaataacatacagaatgaaaattacatatacagtaaagcaatatgtacaataaatagttttaagaatacagccatgttgaTGTATGTGAATAAGATAGACTGACATATGTGTTAACACATTTTGCCTGTAAATAGTTTTCCTCTAGGTGATTCAGATAGGCTGGAGCAGTGGATGCTCAACCTGAGAAGACAGAACTGGACTCCCAACAAGGCTTCTCGTCTATGCAGTGAACACTTTGAAAGCTGTCACATTGGCACTGATTCCAGGGTATggagatattttaaatattattattaacaaagaaatgtattgatttaaactgatgaagtactatccacaataaactgcttaattgcACAGTGTAAGTgcaacacagatgaatacagtaaATTAACACAAAATGGATTTAATGGATAACTGCTATTTTCTGTCTAACtaattttttcccttttctttttactttttaataggGGAGGAAATGTCTAAAGAACACTGCTGTGCCTACCATTTTCCACTTCCCAGAGGAAGAAGTGCCAGGAGGAAAATGCTTGGTGGTAAGTGCAAATAAGGTAAGTGACAATGGCATGGTTGTTCTGAGTAGCGGTGAGGAGGTTTCAGATGTAGGTTATGTTAGCAGTGCCGTAAATCTCATTGCTGATCACAGCAATGTCATGATGGAAGACACACCCCAAGAAGCCTTTGTTGCTCAAGATGTCATTCATGATGACATTACGCTGACAGTGAATGCAGGGGAAGATGTTGGTCTAGGTAGCAGCAATCAACCCATACATCAGAGTAAAAATTGGACAGCATTAGATCACTGTTACATTAGGCCAAAACAGCTAAGTTTTGATCTGATGGCCGTATCTCAGGGTGATCACTCTTACGGTGTTTCTCATTCTCCAAGAACACTGAAGAGGATGGCTTCTGCTACAGAGATAAAGCTCTGTGCAGCTCGAAAAAAGCTGAGGTTGAAAGTCCAGCACACAAGAAGATTGAAGGCAAAAGTTTCTTCAATGAAAGGTTTAGTCAAAGTGCTTCAGAAGAAACTTCTAATTTCATCGGAATGtgcctctcttctttctgatcTCGAAGATGTTCCAAGAGAGATCTttcaaagactaaaaaagaagaagtctgtgttttcagagaatCTGAAACAATTCGCCACAACACTGCACTTCTACTCTCCGAAAGCCTATGACTATGTCAGAGAGAAATTTCTTTTGGCTTTGCCTCATCCACAAACCATAAGAAAGTGGTATAGTAGCATCACTGCAGATCCTGGATTTACTGTTGCTtctttcacagctttaaaaagtcatgttgcTGATCAGAAAGGATTAGGTAAGGACATAGTTTGCtcattgatgatggatgaaatgTACATTCATAAGCAGACTGAGTTTGGGGGGGACCAAATTCACGGCTATGTTGACAACGGAGCTGGTGAAATTGAAAACGTAATTGCAACACAAGCATTGGTCCTCATGGTTGTTGCAGTTAATGCGTCTTGGAAGATCCCCATTGCTTACTTCCTCATCAACAGCATGACCGGACAAGAGAGAGCAAACATTGTCCGAGAGAGCCTAGTTAGGCTTTATGAAATCGGTGTTAGGGTTGTCTCATTGACATGTGATGGACCATCTCAAAACTTTGCAATGGTCAAAGAGCTTGGTGCCAAGTTGGACCTCGTGGACATGAAACCCTTctttttccatcctgaagatCTTACacaaaaagtccatgttctcttggatccatgtcacatgctcaagcttcttcggaatgtcttttcaacagtcgaggttctggtgagagaagatggccagcagataagatggcagtacatcaaggagctcaacaagcttcaggagaaggagggtttgtGCCTTGGcaacaaactgaagatggcACATATTCAGTGGCGCAATCAAAAAATGAAGGTACATCTTGCAGCCCAACTCTTCAGCAGCAGTGTGGCTGATGCCATTGAGTATTGTGAGAGGGGTCTTAAATATCCCCAGTTCTTTGGATATTCAGCCACTGTTCAATTCTTGCGCACCATTGATGCTGCTTTTGATGTCCTTAACAGCAGGAACCCACTTGGAAAGGGATTTAAAGCCCCCCTGAAGCCAGCAAACAAACACCATGCCAAGGCCATTTTAGATGAAGCAGAGTCACTCCTTTGTGGGCtcagaatgacaggaagagacaacacACTTGTACATGTGCACTCTACACAGAAGAGAACTGCCATTTATGGTTTCATTGCTTGTGCAAGAAGTGTGATGGGCATCTATGAAGATCTGGTAGAGCAGCCAGCAGCCCCATGCCGATACCTTCTGACATACAAACTCAGCCAGGACCACTTggagctgttcttctctgcaaTCAGAGCACGTGGCGGATTTAACAACAACCCCAATGTGAGGCAGTTTAGAGGAGCTTATAAGTGCCTCCTTGTAAGGCATCAGGTAAAAAGAGGCACAGGTAACTGTCTCCTTCGTGACAACACAACCATCCTTGATTCAACACCCGCGACTGTGAATGTTGCGCGCAGGTTGGATGTGAAGCCAGTTGAAGTGCTTGTGCCTGAGGATGACAGTCTGTCTGACCTTCCAGACGTTGACAGTCTATCTGAGTACAAAGACGCAGCAATTTCTTACATCACAGGCTTCATCGTCAAGAAGATGAAACAGAAGATAACATGCATGGCTTGCTCACAAGCACTGACCTCAGATGACTCAGTTCACCATTTCATTACTTTGAAGAACAGAGGTGGCCTCCAGAAACCATCACCGGACATCACTGCAGTTTGCCAAGCTACTGAAAGACGCTTTCAGAGGCTTCTAAAAATCAATGAGGGCAAGCCTCCACTGGGAAGAGGAACAACTGCAGCAATTGTCACCCAGGTTCTTGCAGATTGTTCAGAGAAGAATCTCTTTCCCCAGCTGCACAGCCACATGTTTGACATGTGTGTTGAAGCCAACCATGTCCATGTTTTGGTAAGGATGGCTAGTGCATGGTACTGCAAAGTTCGACTGAACCACATAgcaagaagagaggcagaaaaaataaaggaaggtAAAGTGGTTCGCAGAAAGCTTACTAAATTAATCCATTTTTATGGAGATTAAATAAAAGGTGTTTGGTCACTTCTGTGTGTGGTTAAAGTACATAagttaatatatattttgatattgtacatatgtgtatatatttatatgtatgtttctattactgtacagtatgttcttctacctgcttctctttgtttatatgtgcatatttgtatgtgtatatatttttatgtatgTTTCTATatctgtacagtatgttcttctaccTGCATCTCTttatgtctatatatatatgtatatttgtgtATATGGTTCTCTAATTGTACAACAAATTCTATTTCCTGCATATCAGAATGTGGCCAActcctttttgatgtttttcttgcaaCATGGGAAATGGTAAGTATAATAATGCTATAGAACAACATTGAAACTGTTACTTGGAGCCTGCATGAACGGGGCACAAGTAACTTTCAATGTCTGCCGTTTAGAAAGTGCACATGTTGTCACAAGTGAGCAGAAATCTTGAATGTACAGAGctggaattaaaacaataattgaaCTTAGAGCCTGCATGTACGGGGCCTTAGTTCTTAGTGaaaagactttctttcttttttctcagaaaaacCCACCGATTACATAGATGATTATCAGTTGGAGTCTGCATGAACGGGGCCCAACTTTTCTATTAAAAATCTACTGGGATGCTACTTCAAGACATAATGAAAATAGAATTCTCAAAACTGTACATAGAGCCTTTAAAGAGAAACCTCACCTCACCACTACTTAAAGCCAATGTCagataaaaactgaacacatgAATGACTGGTCAATGTCTTTTAGAGTCTGCATGAACGGGACCTAAGATGATGTTGATCTGTTAATCATTTTCAGTGTCAGATTCATTGTAGTTATTATGTACATAGTTTATGGAATTGTTTGTCCAATTAAAAGTTTacttaaaatttaaaatgtctacaaaaaatacatattataGAATTTAcgtaaaacaacaaaaaaaacttcaagatgttcaaatgtactgtatgttcaaTTTTCTGATTTGTATTATAGAGTTCACCAACACATTTTTGGATCTCCaagtttgataaaaatgttatatattaatatttaagttaTGTATTTTGAATTGATTGTTAATTTTGCTGAGGGTTTTTGGaaattgttattgttacatAGTTGTTATAAGGTAGATAAACATacttcctgatttattttgtggttaattttgTCCCCATTGCTCACCCTCGGGTTCAGTAATAGTACGTAActtttgcattgttgttgtattcttgcttttcattttcacatgtcCTGTGCTGTATagtgtcttgtgtgtttgtcccGTGTTATATGTTCCTACTCTTGGCCTGCACCTTGTCGTGGTGAGTGGGCTTTCAACCAAGACAGGCcatactgcatgtttaaaaccagagttttaacctctcattttctctctcatgtAGGATGTAGGACACCAGGGAGTTGTGTTTCAACAACCTCGCAAGTGTGACAAGCAAGGCATGGTTCAAAGGTTGAAGGTATTACtagtttcaacaaaaaaattattatgtttttaatgttagctttgttgttgtgaattccatgttatatatatatatcttcttcctttaggaatatttatttcttattccaTCGTTGTCTTGATCACTGTCACGTGAGCTGTTCAAACAGTAATCCAGACATGTCCATTTACAATCACTCCTGTTACCTCATAGCGTGGCGTACACCTTAACCTGaaggcgacacctgctggaacaatttgtgtttgcacttcataaacatggctcctacagtggtgttgtttgtcattccctgtctgtttaatcctcatgtgtctctcccctgtctgtgtgagtgtggtggGTTCATGTTCCCAGGCGGCACCAGGTGCAGCTCGTTGGTCATCAGGATCTCTACTACAAAGACTTCCCTCTGCTTCACCTCGCCGCCAGATTGTTTCACCAGCTCGCGTGGTATTGTACTCTCTTGGCTTCTCTGTGATTACTAGTTCTCGTTGTGATAGCTTGTGTAGCTAACcccgtttttcttctctgccttgCGTCAGAtcgctgtttgtgttttttgcttcacctcacctgtgcttttGGGACACCACTCTGGGATCACGGACACCGCCACTTGGAACCTCGCACTACCCCTCCCCTTGCACTTTTTGAGTCACATTTGGAATAAACTTTTTGTAACTTTATCCTGCCTatctgagtcgtgcttttgggtccagaatttgTACTAATCGTATCAGAAGTCTCCTACTAGTTTCCATTTCTTAACCTCTTATAACTGTAAAACATTGGttctttttgatatattttataaatataaatgataaaacacaTCATTTGTATAGTTTAGATGGGTAAACTAGacgatattatgtgatattgatctagGAAGACCACAtttctgaatgatttttaaacatttttctaaccACACGtaattaatgtaatttactctggttgaatcttgattttgattgttttgaatttgtataTGGGGACTTCTTGTGGCACATATTggaacagaaagagcagaaatcTCTCCACTTTACATTATTAGAGATAAAGGAAGGATTTTTGTATCTAAAGCAAGTAACAAAA encodes:
- the LOC136183245 gene encoding interferon-inducible GTPase 5-like — encoded protein: MGNQSGGQQIDTKIKEALEKNDQDLARAKIQKYLDKEQNVPLNIAVTGKTGSGKSSFVNAIRGIDNKDEKAARTGCVETTMEVTPYLHPNYPNVIFSDLPGIGSPNFPAAKYLKEVEFKKFDFFIIISADRFKENDLKLAKEIQKMEKKFYFVRSKIDDNIRNEKRSQKEFNEERTLIQIRKNCIQGLQDQGLQSPQVFLVSSFDLTLYDFPLLVETLKEELPELKKEAFLLAMPNISLDMIKKKKKAFQAKVKYFATLSAAVGAVPVPGVSVAVDTALLVSVVTTYVLGFGLDIPSLKRMANYSGVPYEELKEVIMSPLIATELTSQLLLRLLVQFGSLAALLAAEEGFRFIPILGIPVSMGLSFTFTYSSLNMILDMLADDAEKVFTRVCT